ACGGAACTGACGTTGAACGTGTGCAGGACATGGTCGAAATCCTGCTGATGAAACGCGGGCACTACCGAGTTGCTCGCCGCTATATTGTTCACCGAGCTGAACACGCAAAGATTCGTAGCCTGCAGGCTGTAGATGGTGTCGAAGACGACGCGGAATCCAAGCCACGGATTCATGTGAAGCTGGAAGACGGCGTTTCCGTTCCGTTTGACACACAGCGAATTCGTCGACGCTTTGAAATGGCGTGCAAAGGACTTGACGACTGCGAGCCGGAAAAGCTGCTCGAAGAAGTCATGAAGTCAGTCTTCGACGGCATTTCCATCGCGGAAATCTATCGCGCCATGATCCTGGCGGCTCGTTCCCGCATCGAAATCGATCCCGCCTACGATACGGTAGCTTCGCGGCTGCTGCGAATGGTGATCGCCAACGAAGCACTGGGAAGTGCTCCACTGGATGCTGACGAACAGGACAAGCTGTACCGCAACCAGTTTGAACACTACATCATCGACGGCATCGTTGCCGATCGACTGACGTCCGATCTGCGCCAGTACGACCTCACCAAACTGGCGAACGCTCTGCAGCCCGAACGCGACAGCTTGTTCAAGTACCCCGGCATTCAGGCGGTGTACGACCGCTATCTGCTGCACATCGATGGTCGCCGGATCGAAATGCCGCAGTACTTCTGGATGCGAGTCTGCATGGGACTCGCCATCAATGAGGACAACAAAGAAGAACGGGCAATCGAGTTCTATAACCTGTTGTCCAGCATGCGGTTTACGTCCGCTACGCCGACGCTGTTTAATTCAGCGACGAAGCATCCTCAGCTAAGTTCCTGCTACCTGTCTACGGTCAGCGACAATCTGGAACACATCTTCAAGTGTGTTTCGGACAACGCCAAGCTGAGCAAGTGGGCGGGCGGTCTGGGTAACGACTGGACTAACATCCGAGCGACCAATTCCTACATCAAGGGAACAAACGGCCGCAGTCAGGGTGTAATTCCGTTTCTGAAGGTTGTCAACGACACCGCTGTCGCCGTCAATCAGGGCGGAAAACGCAAGGGAGCCGTGTGTTCGTACTTGGAAACGTGGCACCTGGACCTGGAAGAGTTTCTGGACCTGCGAAAGAACACCGGGGACGATCGCCGTCGTACGCACGACATGCACACGGCGAACTGGATTCCCGACCTGTTCATGAAGCGAGTCCAGAACAACGAAGAATGGACTCTGTTCAGCCCTGACGAAGTGCCAGATTTGCACGACCTTGTCGGCAAGGCATTCGTTGAACGCTACGAGTACTACGAGCAGCTGGCCGACGAAGGCAAGATGGACATTTTTCGTCGCCTGCCTGCCGTCGAGCTGTGGCGTAAGATGCTGACTCGCGTCTTCGAAACCGGGCATCCGTGGATTACGTGGAAGGATCCTTCCAACATCCGCTCGCCTCAGGACCATTGCGGTGTTGTTCACAGCAGTAATCTGTGTACAGAAATTCTGCTGAATACGTCCGCCAGCGAAACGGCCGTCTGCAACCTGGGTTCCATCAATCTGTGGAAGCATGTGGTTGACGGACAGCTTGACCTGAAGATGCTGGAAGACACCGTCCGCACCGCAATGCGAATGCTGGATAATGTCATCGACATCAACTACTACCCAACCGAAGAAGCGAAGAATTCGAATCAGAAACATCGCCCGGTGGGCCTTGGTCTGATGGGTTTCCAGGACGCTCTGGCCGCGATGAACATCAGCTACGCTTCTCCGGAAGCTGTTGAGTTTGCCGACCGCAGCATGGAAGCGATTTCGTACTTCGCCATTCTGGGTTCCAGCGATCTGGCGGCTGAACGAGGCACGTATTCATCGTACTCCGGTTCGAAATGGGATCGTGGCCTGCTGCCGATCGACACGATGGATCTGCTGGAAAGCGAACGAGGCGTTCCGATTGATGTCGACCGATCTGCTCAGCTTGATTGGGAACTGGTTCGCAAACGAATTGCCGAAAACGGCATGCGTAACAGCAACTGCATGGCGATCGCTCCCACGGCTACGATTTCCACCATCATCGGTGTGTCTCAGTCGATCGAACCGATCTACAAGCATCTGTACGTGAAGAGCAACCTGTCTGGCGAATTTACGCATGTGAATACGTCGCTGGTGAACGAGCTAAAGTCACGTGGCTTGTGGGATCAGGACATGCTGAACGATCTGAAGTACTTCGATGGTACGCTGACAGACATCCCACGCATTCCGGCCGACGTGAAGGCTCGCTTCCTGACGTCATTCGAAGTCGATCCAAAGTGGATCATCGAATGTGCA
This DNA window, taken from Fuerstiella marisgermanici, encodes the following:
- a CDS encoding ribonucleoside-diphosphate reductase subunit alpha — its product is MNRMIRARSEWVIRKRDGRVAPFDDGLIGRAIANAFRAELNLADGQPLDEKMDGEIREITEEVSDAIGEEAATADGTDVERVQDMVEILLMKRGHYRVARRYIVHRAEHAKIRSLQAVDGVEDDAESKPRIHVKLEDGVSVPFDTQRIRRRFEMACKGLDDCEPEKLLEEVMKSVFDGISIAEIYRAMILAARSRIEIDPAYDTVASRLLRMVIANEALGSAPLDADEQDKLYRNQFEHYIIDGIVADRLTSDLRQYDLTKLANALQPERDSLFKYPGIQAVYDRYLLHIDGRRIEMPQYFWMRVCMGLAINEDNKEERAIEFYNLLSSMRFTSATPTLFNSATKHPQLSSCYLSTVSDNLEHIFKCVSDNAKLSKWAGGLGNDWTNIRATNSYIKGTNGRSQGVIPFLKVVNDTAVAVNQGGKRKGAVCSYLETWHLDLEEFLDLRKNTGDDRRRTHDMHTANWIPDLFMKRVQNNEEWTLFSPDEVPDLHDLVGKAFVERYEYYEQLADEGKMDIFRRLPAVELWRKMLTRVFETGHPWITWKDPSNIRSPQDHCGVVHSSNLCTEILLNTSASETAVCNLGSINLWKHVVDGQLDLKMLEDTVRTAMRMLDNVIDINYYPTEEAKNSNQKHRPVGLGLMGFQDALAAMNISYASPEAVEFADRSMEAISYFAILGSSDLAAERGTYSSYSGSKWDRGLLPIDTMDLLESERGVPIDVDRSAQLDWELVRKRIAENGMRNSNCMAIAPTATISTIIGVSQSIEPIYKHLYVKSNLSGEFTHVNTSLVNELKSRGLWDQDMLNDLKYFDGTLTDIPRIPADVKARFLTSFEVDPKWIIECAARRQKWIDMGQSLNLYMCEPSGRKLHDMYMLAWQKGLKTTYYLRTLAATQIEKSTVDVNRYGVQPRWMKNKSASGDVAMNRDSAETQMRTDAPESPVGSPHPVPATDMTNVQACSLDDPDCEACQ